The Streptomyces sp. NBC_01363 region CCGGGCGTCGAGCTGGTCCTCGTCGACCGCTCCTCGGACCACGTCTTCCAGTGGGACGCGCGCGGAACGGAGACCGCCGAGCCGGCCGACCCGGACGCACCTCCCGTCGGGGAGGAGGCCGCGCTGCACGGCGACGCCGTCGGCGTGGAGATCGGAGATCTGCGACCGCGCTTCGCCGAGCTGGAGGAACACCTGCTGCGCCACGGCAAGGTGCGGCACTGGTCGGAATGGTGGCACCAGTACGTCGAGCTGCCGCTCGGCGACAGCGACCACGACACCTACCGCCAGGTCATGCTTCTGATCGGAAGCCTCTTCCGCCGACTCGCACCGGGCGACCCTCACCGGGTCCGCGTGGACGAGGACCGCGAACGCCATATGTGGACCAGGATGCGCGAGCACCTGGCCGCGACCGGCGCCGATCCCGCGGACTGCCTCTATGTCTGCGGCGCCTTCCACGCGGCCAGCCGCGTGGCGGAGTTCGGCGTGCACGGCACGGACACCTTCGAGATCAGCCCACCCAGCGCCACCACGTGGCAGCACGGCCTGATTCCGTCCAGCCACGCGGCGATCGAGGCGCAATTCGGCCTCGCCGCGGGCTCGGTGTCGATTGCCGCCACCGTGTGGGCGAAGAACGTCAGACGCACGCGCGTGGAGCCGTACCGCCTGGCGGGACAGGCGGGCACGAAGAAATCGCGGGCCGGCAAGGCCGCGGCGGATCCCGTACCGGATCTCCCGCCCTCGGACAAGCTCACCGGCTTCCTGCGGCAACCGCCCGCCCTGGACCGGCTGGACGAGGCCGAACTGCTCGGCTGGTCGGTGGAGATCGTGCGTGCCGCGCGCCGCAACGGATACCTCGCTTCCACCGCCGACGCCATCGCGGTGTTCGAGACATCGATCCTGCTGGCCGGAATGCGCGACCGGGCCAGGCCCACGCCGTACGACTTCCAGGACGCGGCCGTCACCTGCATCGAGAAGGACACCGTGCCCGGCCGGCGCGATGTGCGGCGCCTCGTGGAGATCATGATGGGCGGCGACCGGGTCGGCCAGGTCGGTTACGACGCGCTGCCACCCCTGGCCCGCGACGTGCACGACCGGTTGGCGCCCCTTGGGCCGAAGCTCCAGCAGGGGGGTGTGCAACGGGCGTTGCTGGACATCGCGTCCCAGCCGGAACTGGAGCGGTGCTCCGACGTGTTGTGGATGCTGCGCCATCTGATGCCGCAGGGTGCCGCCCGGCCGATCATGGGGGAGCGGAAGCTGGGGGAGCGGCCGATCCAGGAGTCGTGGGACCTCGCGCTCGGTACCTACCAGCGTGCGCTCATCGAGCTCGGCTACGAGGGCGTCAGCATCGAGCAGGTGCTGGAGCAGCGCCTGCGCCGTACGGCGTACGACCGGCGCGCCACCGCGGCGACGGTCCTGGAAGCCGTCGAGGACGCGACGCTGTACCTGCGGAGCCGCCGCCTCGCGGAGGAGCTGGGCACACACGCCCTGGAGGTGCTGTCGGCCGAACGCAGCGTCGACGGCGCACCGGAGGTGCTGCGCCGGGTGCGGAGGCTACTGGCGTACTACCGCACCAGCGAACCGGTGCTGCCGCCCTGGATCGAGTCCTTTGTCAAAGCCGGATACGCCCACTACTGCACCCTGCTGCCGACGGCGTTCACCGACGACGACGCCACCGTCCGCCAAGTGGCGGCCATGCTGGGTTTCCTGTTCAGCATGGAGAGCCTCGCGCTGTCGCTGGGGTGCGACCGGACCCAACTGGAACTGGCAGTGGTCCAGTCGCGCCCGGAGGAGTCGTCGAAGACGGCGCTGCTGTGGGCGGCCCAGGTGCAGCTCGGACGTCTCTCCCGCGAGGACCTTCGGGCGAGGTGCGACGAGCTGCTGAGCAATCCCTTGGTGGTGCCCGCCTATCCGCGCTACCTCAGTGGCTTCCTGTACGCGCTGGATCCCGTCCCGAGCCTCACCGACTTCGTGGTGGAGGCAGTGTCGAACGCGTTCGGACGGCTGCCGGACCCGGTGCTCCTGCCGTGGCTGCCGACCCTGATCACCACTCTGCGATCGGGCGGCGCGGAGCTGGCCCCTCTGCTGATCCGCGAGGCCGGGCGGACCTTCCCCGGCCGGCTCGCGGCGCTGGACGCGTGGGTGCCACCGTGGCGGGCCCAATCGGAGCCGGAAGCCGCGCATCCGATACGCCACGCGGAAGGCGGCCACGGCTGCACGCTGCTCGCCGCGCACCCGGCGACGTGCGACGCGGTGGCGAGTCTGCTGGGGTGCGAGGGGACGTGGGGGACGGCGGACTCCGGCCCGGCAGGTGTGGCACTGACCGGCCGCCATCCGGATACGGCCGTCGCACTGGAGGCGCTGCTGGCCGGCGCATGACCTCGGAGGGCGCAAGCCCACGCAGCGAAGCCGTCGACGGC contains the following coding sequences:
- a CDS encoding DUF5682 family protein encodes the protein MSSTHEGTFEGLRAQLQEAAASFADGPDALEGILLGIVDDVDHAVREPLEIFPVCHHSPASAIAMARRLREKQPKVVYLELCEDMAPLLTELRNCKLPVAVQSFATEVDGFPAEWSPLSVVAPITEASAEYQAIAYALDTPGVELVLVDRSSDHVFQWDARGTETAEPADPDAPPVGEEAALHGDAVGVEIGDLRPRFAELEEHLLRHGKVRHWSEWWHQYVELPLGDSDHDTYRQVMLLIGSLFRRLAPGDPHRVRVDEDRERHMWTRMREHLAATGADPADCLYVCGAFHAASRVAEFGVHGTDTFEISPPSATTWQHGLIPSSHAAIEAQFGLAAGSVSIAATVWAKNVRRTRVEPYRLAGQAGTKKSRAGKAAADPVPDLPPSDKLTGFLRQPPALDRLDEAELLGWSVEIVRAARRNGYLASTADAIAVFETSILLAGMRDRARPTPYDFQDAAVTCIEKDTVPGRRDVRRLVEIMMGGDRVGQVGYDALPPLARDVHDRLAPLGPKLQQGGVQRALLDIASQPELERCSDVLWMLRHLMPQGAARPIMGERKLGERPIQESWDLALGTYQRALIELGYEGVSIEQVLEQRLRRTAYDRRATAATVLEAVEDATLYLRSRRLAEELGTHALEVLSAERSVDGAPEVLRRVRRLLAYYRTSEPVLPPWIESFVKAGYAHYCTLLPTAFTDDDATVRQVAAMLGFLFSMESLALSLGCDRTQLELAVVQSRPEESSKTALLWAAQVQLGRLSREDLRARCDELLSNPLVVPAYPRYLSGFLYALDPVPSLTDFVVEAVSNAFGRLPDPVLLPWLPTLITTLRSGGAELAPLLIREAGRTFPGRLAALDAWVPPWRAQSEPEAAHPIRHAEGGHGCTLLAAHPATCDAVASLLGCEGTWGTADSGPAGVALTGRHPDTAVALEALLAGA